A window of Candida orthopsilosis Co 90-125, chromosome 8 draft sequence contains these coding sequences:
- a CDS encoding Gcn3 translation initiator, which yields MSSVEPFDIKATYLKILEDDKELTMPIAAIESLVEMLRLNRPSTSSELINLVSKNIDLLKSSIPNNISLSAGCDLFMRFILRNTNIYSDWESFSQNLIENGELFVQRAKISREKSAEFGLPFIKDDDVILVHSFSRVVYTLLLKAKQEQLTRFKVLVTESRPTGNGYVMAEKLREADIPCEVIVDNAVGYVLHNVDKIIVGAEGVAESGGIINHIGTYQIGCLAKVNNKPFYVVTESHKFVRMFPLAPNDLPNMNYIASLNESTEENQRYKEYFNSHGGQFLDHHIVDFTPHDYITALITDLGVLTPSAVSEELIKMWYD from the coding sequence ATGTCCTCAGTCGAACCATTTGACATCAAAGCTACTTATTTAAAGATACTAGAAGATGATAAAGAGTTGACTATGCCGATAGCGGCAATTGAGAGTCTTGTTGAAATGTTACGTTTAAACAGaccatcaacatcatcagaattgatcaatcttgtttcgaaaaatattgatttgttaAAATCCTCCATACCGAATAATATCTCCCTTTCAGCTGGCTGTGATTTATTCATGAGATTTATATTGAGAAACACAAACATATATAGTGATTGGGAATCATTTCTGCAAAACTTGATTGAGAATGGAGAATTGTTTGTTCAAAGAGCCAAAATTTCCAGGGAAAAGCTGGCCGAGTTCGGATTACCCTTTATTAAAGATGACGATGTTATTCTTGTTCATAGTTTTTCCCGTGTCGTATACACACTATTGCTCAAAGcaaaacaagaacaattaACTAGGTTTAAAGTGTTGGTGACTGAATCAAGACCCACTGGGAATGGATATGTTATGGCGGAGAAATTACGAGAAGCAGACATCCCATGTGAAGTAATTGTTGATAACGCCGTGGGATATGTTTTGCATaatgttgataaaattaTAGTTGGTGCTGAAGGTGTAGCTGAAAGTGGTGGAATAATAAATCATATTGGAActtatcaaattggatgTTTAGCTAAAGTTAATAATAAACCATTTTATGTGGTTACTGAATCACATAAATTTGTGAGAATGTTTCCATTGGCTCCTAATGATTTACCAAACATGAATTATATTGCTTCATTGAACGAACTGACAGAGGAAAACCAAAGGTACAAGGAGTATTTTAATAGCCATGGTGGTCAGTTTTTAGATCAtcatattgttgatttcacTCCTCATGATTATATTACGGCTTTGATTACCGATTTGGGTGTTTTGACGCCATCCGCAGTCAGtgaagaattgatcaagatgtGGTATGATTAG